One Amaranthus tricolor cultivar Red isolate AtriRed21 chromosome 1, ASM2621246v1, whole genome shotgun sequence DNA window includes the following coding sequences:
- the LOC130800076 gene encoding riboflavin biosynthesis protein PYRR, chloroplastic-like produces the protein MASFITKACLFPPTSTAFPNINFNNTNSHKVDANFIKRAVELADKSAGISAPHPNFGCVIIEAGRIVGEAYLHAEGATPAEVQAVKAGREWCRGATAYLNMEPAYIHGDHTAVSALIQARIKRVVIGIRNPLEHMKGKAIQALRSEGIHVDVLGEDLHGDMVEKALKSCLEVNAPLIVRATSKIPYSVLKYAMTLDGKIATNKGDSKWVSSNISRDRVFQLRARSDAIIIGGNTVRKDNPILSTRQEGGHFPARIVMSQSLNLPEDAQLWDTSKYETIVVAQKGARRSFQKYLASKGVEVVEFEVLNLRDVMEYFYRCGYLSLLWECGGRLAAPAISSRLIHKVYAFIAPKIIGGKGAPSPVSELGMIQMTQAFNLHDVHYEQVGPDMVVGGFLQPIPNLIPTIPSLSEKTKMELSVSPTESSNNIISFYKTWDAYGCFSNFSSHPIKLPDEGGNYSIWSSVEHYYQAHKFYGVQDQIARDCFETIKSSNSPEKAAIIGRKLQKQRPDLVRDDWESAKADVMYRALKCKFSTYPHLKSILLSTGGSILVEGSQKDLFWGCGRDGNGLNYLGRLLMQLRLEFSNNS, from the exons ATGGCGTCCTTCATAACCAAAGCTTGCCTCTTCCCACCAACGTCCACCGCTTTCCCTAACATTAACTTCAATAACACCAACTCACACAAAGTTGACGCAAATTTCATAAAACGCGCCGTTGAATTGGCGGATAAATCCGCCGGAATCTCAGCACCGCATCCTAATTTCGGATGCGTAATAATTGAAGCCGGAAGAATCGTCGGAGAAGCTTATCTTCATGCCGAAGGAGCTACTCCGGCAGAAGTTCAGGCAGTTAAAGCCGGTCGAGAATGGTGTCGAGGTGCCACGGCTTATCTTAACATGGAGCCTGCTTATATTCATGGCGATCATACTGCAGTTTCTGCTCTTATTCAG GCAAGGATAAAGAGAGTGGTGATTGGAATTAGAAATCCTTTAGAACATATGAAGGGCAAGGCGATTCAAGCTCTTCGAAGTGAAGGTATACACGTTGATGTGCTTGGAGAAGATTTACATGGTGATATGGTCGAG AAAGCTTTAAAATCTTGCCTAGAGGTGAATGCTCCTTTGATTGTCAGGGCTACTTCCAAAATCCCATACTCAGTTCTCAAATATGCCATGACCCTTGATG GGAAAATAGCCACGAATAAAGGGGATTCGAAATGGGTAAGCAGCAACATATCAAGAGATCGAGTTTTTCAATTAAGGGCTCGAAGTGACGCTATAATCATTGGAGGAAATACCGTCCGGAAAGATA ATCCTATATTAAGTACAAGGCAGGAAGGAGGGCACTTTCCCGCTCGGATTGTTATGTCACAGTCCCTTAATCTTCCCGAGGACGCACAACTTTGGGACACTTCCAAATATGAGACAATTGTAGTAGCACAAAAAGGTGCTAGAAGAAGTTTCCAGAAGTATCTTGCTTCCAAAGGTGTTGAAGTAGTTGAATTTGAGGTTTTAAACCTTAGAGATGTTATGGAATACTTTTATCGCTGTGGTTATCTTTCGCTTTTATGGGAGTGTGGGGGAAGATTGGCTGCACCCGCTATTTCTTCTCGTCTTATTCATAAA gtGTATGCTTTCATTGCTCCAAAAATAATTGGCGGAAAGGGAGCTCCATCTCCCGTTAGTGAACTGGGCATGATTCAGATGACCCAAGCTTTCAATTTACATGATGTTCATTATGAACAG gTTGGACCTGACATGGTTGTTGGTGGGTTTCTTCAGCCCATTCCTAATTTGATCCCAACAATTCCATCGTTATCTGAAAAAACAAAGATGGAATTATCAGTTAGTCCAACTGAATCAAGCAATAATATTATATCCTTCTACAAGACATGGGATGCTTACGGATGTTTCTCAAATTTCTCATCTCATCCTATCAAATTGCCAGATGAAGGTGGCAACTATTCCATTTGGTCGAGTGTCGAGCATTATTACCAG GCACATAAGTTTTATGGTGTACAAGACCAAATCGCGCGAGACTGTTTTGAGACCATTAAATCATCAAATTCTCCTGAAAAAGCAGCCATAATAGGAAGGAAGTTGCAGAAGCAAAGACCTGATCTg GTAAGAGATGATTGGGAGAGCGCAAAAGCGGATGTAATGTACAGGGCGTTGAAATGTAAATTCTCAACGTACCCACACCTCAAATCCATTCTTTTATCGACTGGTGGGTCTATTCTTGTAGAAGGTTCACAAAAAGATCTCTTTTGGGGTTGTGGACGAGATGGGAACGGCCTGAATTATTTAGGGAGATTATTAATGCAATTGAGATTGGAATTTTCTAACAACTCTTAg